The Castor canadensis chromosome X, mCasCan1.hap1v2, whole genome shotgun sequence genome includes a region encoding these proteins:
- the LOC109684061 gene encoding phosphatidylinositol N-acetylglucosaminyltransferase subunit A, whose translation MVIMESASSGLQVSTRVGGIPEVLPENLIILCKPSIRSLYEGLKKAIFQQKSEEFLAPENIHNIVKMFYTWKNVTERTEKVYERVAGEAVLSKEKLLDRLISHCGPVTTYIFALFAVISYLFLIFLRWMIPDSTTNVAVDVTGPGSAWNHQYPHSKKRDESDEVSKTR comes from the coding sequence ATGGTGATAATGGAATCAGCCAGTAGTGGTTTGCAGGTTAGTACCAGAGTTGGTGGAATTCCTGAGGTGCTCCCAgaaaatcttattattttatgtaagccttcaataagatcttTGTATGAAGGATTGAAAAAAGCCATTTTCCAACAGAAATCAGAAGAATTTCTGGCTCCAGAAAATATCCATAACATAGTAAAGATGTTCTACACTTGGAAGAATGTCACAGAGAGAACTGAAAAAGTATATGAGCGGGTGGCAGGAGAAGCTGTGTTGTCAAAGGAAAAGCTACTAGACAGGCTCATCTCTCATTGTGGCCCAGTAACAACctacatttttgctttgtttgctgTGATCAGCTATCTCTTCCTCATTTTCCTGAGATGGATGATTCCAGATTCTACCACTAATGTTGCTGTAGATGTCACTGGGCCAGGGAGTGCTTGGAATCATCAGTATCCTCACAGTAAAAAGAGGGATGAAAGTGATGAGGTGTCTAAAACCAGGTAG